A stretch of Natronococcus sp. CG52 DNA encodes these proteins:
- the gatE gene encoding Glu-tRNA(Gln) amidotransferase subunit GatE — MTEYDYDELGLVAGLEIHQQLDTATKLFCQCPTEIREPEESTRGFTRYLHPTRSELGEIDDAALEESKVDREFEYLAYDTTCLVEEDEEPPHELDAEALETTLEVAQLMEMKPVDQAHVMRKIVVDGSNTSGFQRSTLIATEGEIETSDGAVGIEDLLLEEESAQRVAETDDGVRYSLDRLGIPLVEIGTSPDISTPEQALEAAERIGMLLRSTGKVKRGLGTIRQDVNVSIAAGARVEIKGVQSLDDIDDIVRNEAARQVELVEIADELAEREASIGESQDATEVFEDTDSGVIGSALNSGGSVMAVPLYGFDGLVGREIAPDRRLGTEFSDHAKRHGAGGIFHTDELPAYGVTEDEVAALRDAVGADPEDAVAIVADDDETAGSAIEAVAERAGTALEGVPEETRGANDDGTTRYLRPLPGAARMYPETDVPPVEPDPSDVPEPELLTEKVERYQAEYDLGSGLAEQVAYGKRMPLFEDVVADGIDPTLAATTLESTLTELRRGDVPVSELSREHLESVLSMAEDGDLPNEGVPDLLGALAEDPERTAEEAAEAAGLGGADEDAVRETVAEVVERNEGQVEEEGMQAFSGLMGECMGALRGKADGDLVSQLLREEIQKRA, encoded by the coding sequence ATGACCGAGTACGACTACGACGAGCTCGGACTCGTCGCCGGACTGGAGATCCACCAGCAACTCGACACGGCGACGAAGCTGTTCTGCCAGTGTCCGACCGAGATTCGCGAGCCCGAGGAGTCAACGCGGGGGTTCACCCGCTACCTCCACCCGACCCGCAGCGAACTGGGAGAGATCGACGACGCCGCCTTAGAGGAGAGCAAGGTCGACCGCGAGTTCGAGTACCTCGCGTACGACACGACCTGCCTCGTCGAGGAGGACGAGGAACCGCCGCACGAACTCGACGCGGAGGCCCTCGAGACGACCCTCGAGGTGGCCCAGCTGATGGAGATGAAGCCGGTCGACCAGGCCCACGTTATGCGCAAGATCGTCGTCGACGGCTCCAACACCTCCGGCTTCCAGCGCTCGACGCTGATCGCCACCGAGGGCGAGATCGAGACGAGCGATGGAGCCGTCGGGATCGAGGACCTGCTGCTCGAGGAGGAGAGCGCCCAGCGCGTCGCGGAGACCGACGACGGCGTCCGCTACAGCCTCGATCGACTGGGAATCCCGCTGGTCGAGATCGGGACGAGTCCGGACATCTCGACGCCCGAACAGGCGCTCGAGGCCGCCGAGCGGATCGGTATGCTGCTGCGCTCGACGGGGAAGGTCAAACGCGGACTGGGGACGATCCGCCAGGACGTCAACGTCTCCATCGCGGCGGGCGCCCGCGTCGAGATCAAGGGCGTTCAGAGCCTCGACGACATCGACGACATCGTCCGCAACGAGGCCGCCCGACAGGTCGAACTCGTCGAGATCGCCGACGAACTCGCCGAACGCGAGGCGTCGATCGGCGAGTCGCAGGACGCGACCGAGGTCTTCGAGGACACCGACAGCGGCGTTATCGGCAGTGCACTGAACTCCGGCGGCTCGGTGATGGCCGTCCCGCTGTACGGCTTCGACGGACTGGTCGGCCGCGAAATCGCCCCCGACCGCCGCCTCGGCACCGAGTTCTCCGATCACGCGAAGCGCCACGGTGCCGGCGGAATCTTCCACACCGACGAACTCCCCGCCTACGGGGTAACCGAGGACGAGGTCGCGGCGCTTCGAGACGCGGTCGGTGCCGATCCCGAAGACGCCGTCGCGATCGTCGCCGACGACGACGAGACCGCCGGGTCGGCGATCGAAGCCGTCGCCGAGCGGGCGGGAACCGCCCTCGAGGGCGTCCCCGAGGAAACCCGCGGGGCGAACGACGACGGGACGACCCGCTACCTGCGCCCGCTTCCCGGCGCGGCGCGGATGTACCCCGAGACGGACGTCCCGCCCGTCGAGCCCGATCCGAGCGACGTCCCCGAGCCGGAGCTGCTGACCGAGAAGGTCGAGCGCTACCAGGCGGAGTACGATCTGGGATCGGGGCTGGCCGAGCAGGTCGCCTACGGCAAACGCATGCCGCTCTTCGAGGACGTCGTCGCCGACGGTATCGATCCGACGCTGGCCGCGACGACGCTCGAGTCGACGCTCACCGAGCTCCGCCGCGGCGACGTCCCGGTTTCGGAACTGAGCCGGGAGCACCTCGAGTCCGTGCTCTCGATGGCCGAGGACGGCGACCTCCCCAACGAGGGCGTGCCGGACCTGCTCGGAGCACTGGCCGAGGACCCCGAACGAACGGCCGAGGAGGCCGCAGAAGCGGCGGGGCTCGGCGGTGCCGACGAGGACGCGGTCCGCGAGACCGTCGCCGAGGTCGTCGAGCGAAACGAGGGACAGGTCGAAGAAGAGGGGATGCAGGCGTTCTCGGGACTCATGGGCGAGTGTATGGGCGCGCTTCGCGGAAAGGCCGACGGCGACCTCGTGAGTCAGCTACTGCGCGAGGAGATTCAGAAGCGAGCCTGA
- a CDS encoding Lrp/AsnC family transcriptional regulator has product MDERDVRLLKAIAELETGSPERLNEATGIPVSTIHYRLNNLREEGIIANDRYEVDLEELGLGVTVIVEIHADYQGSYETFAERLLTVEGVTNVYFTMGKTDFIVIARLSGSEMVERLIAEFEQIEGVDRTDSTFVISAIEERDALQSYELETLLEELVD; this is encoded by the coding sequence ATGGACGAACGCGACGTGCGCCTGCTGAAAGCGATCGCCGAACTCGAGACCGGGAGCCCCGAACGGCTCAACGAGGCGACCGGGATTCCGGTCTCGACGATCCACTACCGCCTCAACAATCTCCGGGAGGAGGGCATCATCGCGAACGACCGCTACGAGGTCGACCTCGAGGAACTCGGCCTCGGCGTTACGGTCATCGTCGAAATCCACGCCGACTACCAGGGCTCCTACGAGACGTTCGCGGAGCGGCTGCTGACCGTCGAGGGCGTGACGAACGTCTACTTCACGATGGGGAAGACGGACTTCATCGTCATCGCTCGACTGAGCGGCAGCGAGATGGTCGAACGATTGATCGCCGAGTTCGAGCAGATCGAGGGCGTCGACCGGACGGACTCGACGTTCGTCATCTCGGCGATCGAGGAACGGGACGCGCTCCAGAGCTACGAACTCGAGACGTTGCTCGAGGAACTCGTCGACTAG
- a CDS encoding DMT family transporter, whose protein sequence is MLFSILALCWGTSFVAIEVGLEYVPPLLFAGLRYALAGAIVLAYAAVVTDRLRPVDRAEWLAVGVAGVFVIALYHALLYVGELYVPGAIAATIASTAPILTAAFAGAVLPKERFAPAGVVGLVLGLLGVIAVVQPSPTGLESEIILGAGLVFGAAIAFAIGTVLMRPIDAALPVETLQAWAMLVGGAVLLVAAPLRGESLAAVDVTPPALLSFAYLTLVSSVFAFFLYFELLDRAGATQVALVGYAEPVVAIGVSWLVIGYVVDSLTIVGLLTILAGFAVIKRRALWRVGRSTVEKRRRSTGSAVSAEPHPEARTDGGVHCEAEDVDPEPPVDRQ, encoded by the coding sequence GTGCTGTTCTCGATCCTCGCACTCTGCTGGGGGACCTCGTTCGTCGCGATCGAGGTCGGCCTCGAGTACGTGCCACCGTTACTGTTCGCCGGACTTCGCTACGCCCTCGCCGGCGCGATCGTCCTCGCGTACGCGGCCGTCGTGACCGACCGACTGCGACCGGTCGACCGGGCCGAGTGGCTCGCGGTCGGCGTCGCCGGGGTGTTCGTCATCGCGCTCTATCACGCCCTGCTGTACGTCGGTGAACTGTACGTCCCCGGTGCGATCGCGGCGACGATCGCCAGCACGGCCCCGATCCTGACGGCCGCGTTCGCCGGTGCGGTCCTTCCGAAGGAGCGATTCGCTCCGGCGGGCGTCGTCGGACTCGTCCTCGGACTCCTCGGCGTGATCGCCGTCGTGCAGCCGTCGCCGACGGGACTCGAGAGCGAGATCATTCTCGGGGCCGGACTCGTGTTCGGCGCCGCGATCGCCTTCGCGATCGGGACCGTGCTCATGCGTCCGATCGACGCCGCACTGCCGGTCGAGACCCTTCAGGCCTGGGCGATGCTCGTCGGCGGTGCGGTGCTCCTGGTCGCCGCACCCCTCCGCGGTGAATCGCTGGCCGCGGTCGACGTAACCCCGCCGGCGCTGCTCTCGTTTGCCTACCTCACGCTCGTCTCGAGCGTGTTCGCGTTCTTCCTCTACTTCGAACTGCTCGACCGGGCCGGCGCGACGCAGGTCGCTCTCGTAGGGTACGCCGAGCCGGTGGTCGCGATCGGCGTGAGCTGGCTGGTGATCGGCTACGTCGTCGACTCGCTGACGATCGTCGGACTGCTCACGATCCTCGCCGGCTTCGCCGTCATCAAGCGGCGGGCGCTCTGGCGAGTCGGACGGTCGACCGTCGAGAAACGGCGACGGTCGACCGGTTCGGCCGTATCTGCCGAGCCACACCCCGAGGCGAGAACCGACGGCGGCGTCCACTGCGAGGCCGAGGACGTGGATCCAGAACCGCCGGTCGACCGACAGTAG